Proteins encoded in a region of the Streptomyces sp. NBC_00513 genome:
- a CDS encoding DUF1048 domain-containing protein, with translation MGIQDIIEGKKQWRAHTARVKALPPDYQIVYKEMQKYLFKVGPVDLSDGPLLPGIVDFFEEGASSGKGVLQLIGSDVAAFCDDLIKDSPTYADAYQESLDRKPGTTGK, from the coding sequence ATGGGCATCCAGGACATCATCGAGGGCAAGAAGCAGTGGCGGGCGCACACGGCTCGGGTCAAGGCCCTTCCACCGGACTACCAGATCGTCTACAAGGAGATGCAGAAGTACCTGTTCAAGGTCGGACCCGTCGACCTGTCCGACGGCCCCCTGCTCCCCGGGATCGTCGACTTCTTCGAGGAGGGCGCCTCGTCGGGCAAGGGCGTCCTGCAACTCATCGGCAGCGACGTCGCGGCGTTCTGTGACGACCTGATCAAGGACTCCCCCACGTATGCGGACGCCTACCAGGAATCCCTAGACAGGAAACCCGGCACGACCGGGAAGTAG